A stretch of DNA from Desulfosarcina ovata subsp. ovata:
AGCACCGCTACGGTAACCACGCCCCGACGGGCCAGGGTCAGCAGATCCTGTACGATCTCCGCCGCCCGCTGGCCGGCCTGCTGAATGGTCAATATGGGATCGCGCAGCGGGCTGTCGGCGGGCAGGTCAAGCAACAGTAATTCCGGATAGCTGACGATTCCCGACAAAACATTATTCAAATCATGGGCCACGCCACCGGCCAGCAGCCCCAGCGCCTCCATTTTCTGGGCCCGCCGAAGCTGCTCCTCCTGGATGCGCGACTGGGTAATATCATCGAAGATCCCCAATACCGCATAGATCGACCCCGTCGTATCCATCAGGGGCGTCAGCATATATCGGAGATAAACGGATTTCCCCCAACTTGTCTCGTAGGCCCCTTCATAGGTTCCCGCGATTCCGCCGACCAGACCGTCGTCGAGCTGCTCGATGAATTTTGTCAGAGCCAACCGATGGGAGCGAAACAGATTTAACGCCAGTGCGGCCTTAAGTGACGGGAAGCCGAACATCTCAATGAATTTAGGGTTGGCATCGCTGATCGCTCCGTCATTGTCGATGGTAATAATGCCCAGCGGCGCATGCGCCACCAAGGTACGAAACCGCCGTTCGCTGACGCGCAGGGAGGCCTCCACCGTTTTGCGTTTGGCGATATCCTGGCGGGTCTGCATCAGTGTCTGTTTCAGATCGCCCAGCATCAGTGCCGTTGTCACTGTGATCAGAACATTGATCAGCATGAAATTGATGCTCATCACCGACCATTTTTCAACCATATGATCAAAGGGCTGTGACCACAACGGCGCTCCGCCGGCGATAAAAAAACCAGTCCCCACTAATATGCACAGATTGATCAGCAACGACCCGACAGCGGCCTTGACACCGAGAAGGGCGGCGGCCATCACCGACGCACCAAACAACCAGATATAACCGGCGCCCAAGGGTCCCAGGGAAAGCATCAATCCGGTACCAAGGGCATACAGGATGATGCATACCCCCCATGCACGGAGGATAAACGGTAACCGTCTGCCAAACAGAATGGCCACGGTGGTCAGATACGCCATCGCATCCAGAAAGGCCACAATCCACAACGACTCGCGGACGGCCAGCACCACAGACGGAATCAGGGCGATCATTCCAAGCGTACCGGCCGTAAAACAGATCAGAAAAACAATCCGCTCCCGCCAGAACGTCAGGGGGTCGCCCTGCCACGCATAGGCCGGTATAAAATGGTGCTCGCATACGCGCCAGACCGCCAGGCCTTTTTCGATAAAGAGGGTTACCAATCTCACAACATTCTCCCGTCGCCGGTCGTGGTTTGATCTGGATGGATGGTACGGGCGACCAGATCACTGCCGGCGAATTTCCCGGAGGGTCTCTTCAAACTGCGGCGTCAGCGGGCCGCCAAGCTGGATCGCGTGCCGGATGGCCTCAAGGGCATCGTCGGCGCGACCCTGATCCATGAGCACCTGGGCAAGGTTGTTGAAGGCGGCACCGTCGTGGGGAAAATTGACAGTGGTTTCCCGGAAAACGGCTTCAGCGGCTTCAAGGTCTCCGGATTCGTACAAACAGGCCCCCAAGCCCAGTCGGGCGGCCAGGCTGCCGGGCCAGCGGGCCAGGGCACTCCGGTAAGCCCGGGCAGCCACGGTCCATTTTTTCAGTCGTTCAAGTGGGCCTACGGCGCGCAGGTAATCCGCTTCTTCGGCACGATCCGGCAACCGTGATGGCGGCAGCACCACAAGCCCCCAGTAATCCCCGCGCCGCCAGGTGCGGTTGAAGCGCTCCAGAGCCACATGCTTTTCCTGCGTCACACCGGAATGCAGAATGACGTTGCCCTTCTCCAGGTCCAGTCCGATCACCACCGCATAGTGCCAGACCGGGTACCAGGCCAAGCCGAGATTCTGGAGCACGATCACCGGATTTCCGGCCCGGAGCTCATCCAAAAGCGCATCGGGAGCAGGCAGGAGCCAGGCAATCCGGTCATGCCGGCGCACCGCTGCGATCATGGCCGACTGGAGGCTGCCTTTTTTCGAGAGGGTGAAAACTTCGGGAGTGAGATCATCCGGCGAAAGATGAACACCGCTCCACGAAAGCGCCATGGCCAGGGCAGCCGGTCCGCACTGGTAAACCTTCTGGGGAAAAAAGGGAACACTGTCTATCAGGTATCGGGGGGAATCCGCCAGCGGCAAGTCGGACCGTCTGAACCCTGCCGGCCCGGTACAACCCGTCATCGCCAGGACCGGCAACAGGATCAGCAAGAAAAGCAGGCACCATCCGGCGGCCGCCGGTGAATGGCCGCCGCTTTTTCGATCAATGGTGTTTTTTGACAAAAGGAAAAATATCGGTGTACCCCATGATATCGGTAATCAGCAGCACAATGAAGACAATCAAGGAAGCACCAACAATCACGCCCACGGTGCTGCCACCGGCCGGCAACTGGTCCATGCGATCGGCCAGGGCAGTGATCTCGGCGTCCGACAGGCTGTCGATGCGGGACGTGGCTTCCTGGACGTCGATGCCTTGGGAGACCAAGGCCTGCCGGACATCCTCGCGGGCCAGAACGGCATGCACGGTGGCGCGCGATTCGGCGACGCGACCGGCATCCAAAACCGTCTCGGCGGAAATCATGGCCGCCATGACCTGCTGATAGGGCGTAAAGATCACCATCATGAAAATGGCCAGGAACAGGCTGACCGGTCTTGCCAATGTTCGTACCTTTCTCATTCATCACCTCTCTTTTATTTAGGGCAGGATACGATCAAACCCCTCGACCCGACGGGAGAATCGGGCCATGGACGGCCTGCGGGGCAGTTGCCAACGGGCTCGACTGCACGGTGGCGTTTCTTTTAGATCTCAAGGTGGTGAAAAAGTCAAGCCGTCTGTGAGAAGGCTGGAGAGGTGCTGAGGGTGGGCGTCAATAGGTATCGAGCGCCTCGGGAAGCGATTCGACAAAAGCCCGGATTTCATCGCGCACACGGCAACGGCTACATGAAATAATTGAAAATATAGCCCACCAGCAGAATGCCTGTCCCGACAACGCCGATGAAGGTGCCGATCAAGCGCGGTTTGAGCACTTTGCGCAGGATGATCATCTCGGGCAGCGACAGGGCGATGACCGACATCATGAAAGCCAGCACCGTGCCCAGTGCGGCCCCTTTGCCCAGCAGGGCCTGGACAATGGGGATGATGCCGGCGGCATTGGAATACATGGGGATGCCGAGCAGCACCGACAACGGCACCGACCACCAGGCCGACTTGCCCATGAACGCGGCCATCATGCCTTCGGGGACGTATCCGTGAATGCCGGCGCCCACGGCAATCCCGAGCATAACATAGATCCAGACCTTGCCGACGATTTCGCGAACGGCATCAAAACCATAGCGAATCCGGGCCGCCCAGTCCTGGGCATCTTCGGGCAGATCCACTTTTCCCGCCTGAATCTGGAAAACCCACTCTTCCAGGTGGCGTTCCATTTTCATCCGCCCGATGACCCAGCCGGCCACCATGGCGATGCCAAGACCGGTACCCAGGTAAATCGCCGCCACTTTCCAGCCGAACAGACCGTACAGCAAAACCAGGGCCACCTCGTTGACCATGGGGGCGGCGATCAGAAAGGAAAAGGTCACGCCCAGGGGAACCCCCGTGGTCACGAATCCCAGGAAAAGCGGTACGGCCGAGCAGGAGCAGAAGGGGGTGACAATCCCCAGCAACGCGGCCAGCACGTTGCCCGCGGATTCGCGCTTCCCGGCCAGGATGGCCCGCGTGCGTTCCAGCGTAAAAAAGGAACGCACGACCCCCACGCCAAAAACCACCAGGGTGAGCAGCATGATCACTTTGGGGGTTTCGAAGACAAAAAATTCGACGGCACTGCCAAAGTGGCTGGTCATCGAAAACCCCGCCAATCGCGACAACAAATGCGTAAACAGTTCGGCAAGGCTGGACAGATGGCGATACATCAGAAACCATATGGCCACCAGCAATATGCTCCCGGTCATATATAAGGTTCCGGGTGACAGGTGGGTGACAGCGGCTGAAATGAGCGTCCCGCCCGTTCTTTTCGTGTTGAAGCCACTGCCTGCGGTTTTATTATTTTCAGGTGTCATGACGCACGTCCCTTTCATGCTGTGTCCGCCCTTCGGTAGTTTCACTTCTGACAGTCACAACTGATATTACCGGCAATGATCGCTTTCCACTCACCGAGCACATCGTGAGTCCAGCAGTCATCGGCACCGGCGGCTTCACGCATGGTCAGGGCCAGGATGTAAGACAGTTCCTTGACCGTCGCACCGGCTTCCAGGGCCCCCTTGAAATGTTTCAGAACACAGGGTTTCGAGCGCCCCTTGATGGAAAGGGCAAAACAGATGAATTGGTAGGTCTTCTCATCGATGCTCCGTTTGCTGGCATACAGAGCATCCATCTCATCGAGCATTTCGGCGAATTCGGGGAAAAATTCGGCTAACATCCGCATGTGCTATATCTCCTTTTTGGTTATCGACACGTTTCCCGTCCCTTAACGCGTGGCCTACCGAATCCAGGCCATTACATCTTTCTTCTTGGGCACTTTGCCCACTATTTTCACCTCGCCGTCGACCACCACGGCCGGTGTGCCGAATACCCCATAACCGGCAATCTGCATGACGTCGGTGACTTTCTCTACGGTTGCGGTCACACCGCTTTCGGCAACGGCTTCCTTAACGATCTGTTCTGCCTGTTTGCATTTGGCGCATCCGGGTCCCAATACTTTGATCTCCATTTTTTTCTCCATTGTTGAGTTTATCCGTTGATATTTTGAAATGACTCATGGTCACTGTTTTGTTGCCCACCCATCACCGCTCTTTGCTCACAACTCACCCACCACGGTTCATGGTCTACTCACACCGCCATCAGGCTTCCGAAAATCAACCCGCTGATGGTGGCCATGACAACGACCAAGGCAACAAAGGCAACGGTTTTTTTGGTTCCCAGCACGCTGCGGATCACCAGCATGTTGGGCAGGCTCAGGGCCGGACCGGCCAGGAGCAGCGCCAGGGCCGGTCCCTGGCCCATACCCGCGCCGATAAGCCCTTGCAGGATGGGCACTTCGGTAAGCGTGGCGAAATACATGAACGCGCCCACCACCGACGCGAACAGATTGGCCCAAAAGGAGTTGCCGCCCACCAGGCCGCTGATCCACTGCGAGGGAATGAGGCCTTCGGATCCGGGCCGGCCCAGCAAAAGACCCGCCACCAGCACGCCGGCCAAAAGCAGCGGCATAATCTGCTTGGCGAAATCCCACGAGGCCGTGAACCAGGACTCGGTCTCCCCACGGGTGGTGGTCAACAGGGTCGTAAACGCGATCAGGCCCACGGAAAAGGCGATCAGGGGATATTGCGGGGCCATCAGGGCCGGGATCAGAACCGCCACCGCAGCGATAACCAGTTTGTAAACCTTTACGCGCATCCAGCGGACCATCAAAACGCCCAGCAAAAATGCAAACCCGCCGGCCATCAGCCACTTGGCGGCAAACACCGCCGACCATAAACCGCCCGCCTGTTCCGGACGGCCCCATGTGGCGGAAACCAGCAGACCGATCATGGCAACAAACAAAAGGGTCGTCTGCCACAGCGGCCGCTCGACTTCCGGCGTCGGCATGTGTATGGCGGACGCCGCCTTGGCCGCTTCTTCCTTCCGGAAGAGGAGGTGCATGAACAGACCGATCACCACGCTGAAGAGAACTGCGCCCACGGCCCGCGCCGCACCGATTTCCGGCCCCAGGATGCGCGCGGTGAGGATAATGGCCAGCACATTGATGGCCGGCCCCGAGTACAGAAAGGCAATGGCCGGTCCCAGTCCGGCGCCGCGCTTCCAGATGCCGGCAAACAGCGGCAGCACCGTGCACGAGCACACCGCCAGCACCGAACCGGACACGCTGGCGACCCCGTAGGAGAGCACTTTGCTGGCACCCGCACCGAGGTATTTCATCACCGATCCCTGGGAAACGAAAACGGCCACGCCGCCGGCAATGAAGAAGGCCGGCACCAGGCAGAGCAGCACATGCTCCTGGGCGTACCACTTGGCCAGGGCCAAAGATTCGATCACCGAACCGGTGAAGCGGGTGCTGTCCACGGGCAGGAAAAAGAAAAGCAGAAAACCGCCGACGATCCAGGCCAGCGGTTTCCAGATCGTGGCCCAGTCGATCAGGCTGGGTTCCTCGGGTTCGGCCCCGGCAAGTGGGGTTTCAACAGTTTTGTCCGACGGGGCCGTGGAGAGGGTTTCGCTCATGATGGGTTGCTCCTGGATGTTCCCGGCCTCCTGTGATCAGGAGGATCCAAGTGTTTCACATGATTCCTTACATCGCGATTTATTCATATATAAAGGACAAAAAAAATCAGTTCTTGTTCAGGATCTCATAACGATCGATCCGTTCGATACCTTGAAGCAGGTCACAGATCTCACCCTCATCGTTCAGCCAGTGGCGCAAATTTCCCAGGATTGAGGCCGCATAGGCACTCTGCCGGCCATCGGCCAATGTATAGTTGACCCACAGGCCGTCCTTATGCGACGCGGCCAGCCCGGCATCCTCTAGGATCTTCAAATGCTTGCTGGTGGTGGACTGGGCACTGCCGAGGGCGGTCTGCAGCTCGCAGACACACATGGAACGCCGCTCCAATATTTTCAGTATCTTGACCCGGGTGGGATCGGAAAGAGCCTTCATGACTCTGAGAAATTCCTTCATCAAACCCTCCATATCGCTCTTATGGAATATAAAGAAGCTTTCGGATGATGTCAAGCAGCAATTCTGATGGTTTTGTAAAAAGCAGCTGAATCGGCGCCGGCCAATCAGGCGCAGAGCCCCAAACGGGCGGCAATGCGCCGAAGCGGCCGGAATCTGAAAAACCGGATCAGCCGGCTGAAACCGCGCATCACCTGGGCGATCTCTTTTTCCACCGACGGCTCCACGCGGCAGAAAGAGATCACACAGCGCTCCGGCCGCAAATGGTCGGGGAAGAGACAGGGACCGACACCATTTTTTAAAAACAGGCAGTCGGCCGGGAAAAAGGTCTCATGGGCCAGGCACGCGGCCATGGCGGGTTCCAACTGTGGGGCCAGGGCAAGGATATAGATCAGGTCCCAGCCGGTAATGATATCGGCCACATGAATATTCCGGCAACAGAGGCCCTGGCAGCCGGTCATGCACTGGGCCAGAATGGGTGCGGCTTGGCGGGTCAAGGCCGCCTGGGCCTGACAAATCTCCTGGCAGATGGCCAGAAGCCGCCGCCGCTCATCCGCGTCCAGGCGGTCCAGCTTTTTCCGCGCCTCCCTGAACTGGTAGTTCAATCCCATAGGAGGGGTTAAATAAACCGCGTCATCATCTGCGCAATTATATGATCCACATTGTCCGCTGTAATGCCGTGGTGCGTGCAGAAAGCGTCCACCTTGGCCCGGCGTTTGGGACGCTGCATGTCCTCGAGGCGCGTGAACAGCCCCATCCGCCGGCCCACCTGGAACCGGCACTGTTCCTCGTCCGGCAGGTCCAGAAACCGGTCCAGCAGCGCCAGGATACCGGCTTTGGCCTCTGGCAGACGCCCTTCGACTTCGGCAAACAGATTGAGGATATGATCGCTGGCGATCATGCTGGTAATGCCGTCCAGGGTCGCTACAAACAGGCGGATCTCCCGCACCGTATCGGTATCGCCCAGTTTGACGAATCGCCCGCTGCGCTGATCCTCGGCCAGGGGAATCCCCTGGGGAATCGCCAGCGACCGCAGGCGGATGAAATCCGGATCGATCTGGTTCAGCGCATCGGCCGTCTCCAGGGCATGTTCCCGTGAGAGCGCCTTGCCGCCCAGTCCCGGCATGACATATTCGGAGAGTTCAATACCGGCCTTTTTAACCTTCCGGCCGGCCTTGACCTGGGTCTGTTTGTCAACCCCTTTGCGAACCATCTGCAACACGCTGTCGGCGCCGGACTCCAGCCCCATGTGCAGGCGGTTCAAACCAGCGGCACGCATCTCGCGCAGATGGTCGTCGCTGATGCGGGCAACGGTGTGGGCCCGGGCATAGGAAGTGATCCGCTCCACCCAGGGAAAGCGCCGGCGCAGGTGAACAAGGATCCGGATCAGGCTGTCGGGCTTGATGATCAGGCTGTTGGCATCCTGAAGAAAAATAGAACTCATCCCGCCGGCGTACCAGTTCAGGGCGACGCTGAAAAGATCATGCTCATGGGGCGCAAGGTCCTGAACAACCGCGGAAATGTCCCGGCGCAGAATACTGCCCGATTCATCGGCCAGCTCCTTCAGGGTGTCCACATGGCGGTGGATGCCTTCGATATCCTCGATGACGTGGGATTCGGGACGTACCGAAAACCGGGATTCCTTGTAGACGTGGCAGAAGGTGCAGCGGTTCCAGGGACAGTTGCGGGTCACCCGGACCAGCAGGCTGTGCGCTTCGCTGGGCGGACGGATGGGGCCCTGCTCGAATCCGTGGTAAATATCCTTATCTTTATTTTGCTTAGGCATGGGAATGTTCTCCTGTCTGAAAGCACGTTTTCTCTTGTATACCCTTCCCACTTAAAAATAAACCCTTGGGATCAAAGTCAAAGGCCGGAGTGAATCATTTCAGCAAAGCGAAGGCAGCGACATGCACAGCACTGCCAATTCGCCTTTGACAATGCCCGATGGCATGCCTTATTGTAATCACTTTAATCATGTGTCCGGTGTCAGAGCATTGAAAGCCACACGTTATGATCAAAAAGTTGATTTTATTAGGAGTCGCTCTTCTTCTTATTTTAGCCGGAAGCGCCGGACTCCTCTACCGGCACCTCTTATCATGGGCCGAGCGCCCCATGGCCGAGCCGGGGCAGGAAAAACTGTTCACCCTGCTTTCCGGGCAGGGACTCAAGCAAACGGCCAGGGCCCTGCACCGGGAGGGCCTGATTTCCGACGCCTTGCGGTTTACCATCTTTGCCAGAATCGACAAGAAAGACAAACTGCTCAAGGCCGGAGAGTATTTTCTCTCCACCAGCATGACACCCCGGGAAATTCTCGGTCAGATGGTCGAAGGCCGGGTCCGCCTCTACCGACTGACGATTCCCGAAGGCTACAACCTGGTTCAGATCGCAAGGGCCGTTTCCGCTGCCGGCCTGGCCGACGAGAAATCGTTTCTCGATGCCGCCCGCAATCCGGAAATGGCCCGGCTGCTGGACATCCCGGCCGACACCCTGGAGGGGTACCTCTTTCCGGACACCTATTATTTCCCCCGGGGGCTGGACACCGGCGCCATCGTCATCACCATGGTCAAACAGTTCCGGGCGGCGTTCAAGCCGGAATGGACGGCACGGGCCAAGGCGCTCGGCATGACCGTCCATGAAGTGGTCACCCTGGCATCGATTGTGGAAAAAGAGACCGGCGCGCCGCAGGAACGCCCCCTGGTGGCCTCTGTCTTTCACAACCGGCTGAAAAAGGGCATGCGCCTGGAAACGGACCCCACAGTGATCTACGGAATTACCGATTTTGACGGCAACATCAAACGCAAACACCTTGAGACCTACACCCCGTACAATACTTACAAAATCCAAGGTCTGCCGCCCGGTCCCATCGCCAGCCCCGGCGCGCTGGCCATCGAGGCCGTACTCTACCCGGCCGAAAGCAATTACCTCTATTTTGTTTCCAAACGGGACGGCACCCACCATTTTTCAACCTCCCTCAAGGAACATAACGCTGCCGTACGCAAGTATCAGTTGGGAAATCGATCACGTTGAACGCACAGACAAAGAAACTGAGATCCGGCTTCACCACCGGTGCGGCAGCCGCTGCCGCGGCCAAGGCCGCCCTGCTCCTGCGCCTGACCGGCCAGGCGCCCGACACGGTGACGATCACCTTTTTGACCGGTACCACCACATCGATTCCGGTCCGCCAATGCCGGTTCGAGAGTCCGGAAACCGTCTGCTGCACGGTGATCAAGGATGCCGGGGACGACCCGGACATCACCCATGGCGCTGAAATCGGCGCGTGTGTGCGCCTCGAAGGCCCTTCCAGCGATACGTCGATTCGCATCACCGGCGGCGTGGGCGTCGGCACGGTCACCCGGCCGGGCCTTGAAATCCCTCCCGGTCAACCGGCCATCACACCGGGCCCGCTGACCATGATCACCAACAGCATCCGGGAGGTTCTTGGCGCGCATCCCACGAATCGGGGCATCCATGTGGAGGTCTTTGTGCCCGAGGGAGAACGGCTGGCCCGCAAGACCCTCAATGCCAGACTGGGAATCGTTGGCGGTCTCTCCATCCTGGGCACCACCGGCATCGTCCGGCCCATGTCCCACGAGGCTTACGTGGCCACCATCGAAAAATCCATGGACGTGGCCCGCGCCGCCGGAATGAGTCATCTGGTACTGACCACCGGTCGCCGCAGCGAGCGGTTTGCCCAGCGGCGCTGGCCGGACCTGAACGAAATGGCCTTTATCCAGATTGGCGATTTTTTCCAGGTGGCCATGGCGGCCGCCGCCACCCGCGGCTTTGCCACCGTGACCCTGGCGGTCTTTTTCGGCAAGGCCGTGAAGATGGCCCAGAACATTCCCCACACCCATGCCGCCAAATCCGAACTGACCCTCGGCACCCTGGCCCGCTGGACCCGGGAACGGACGGCGGATCGGTCGCTGGCCGATCGGGTCGCCCACGCCAATACCGCCCGTCACGCCTTTGATCCCCTCAAGGCCGGAGCACCGGCAGTCATCCGCCATGTGGCCGAAATGGCTCAGCAGTGCGCCGAAGGATTTGCCGAAGGCAGGATCATGGCACGCTGTGTCATTTTCGATTACGACGGCAGCAGCGTGGTTGACACCCGACCGGATTGGGGATAAGGTGCTCAGTTAATTTGTTTTTTGGGAAGGATCGTCATTGTCACCCCCGATAACCATCATCGGTACGGGCGTCTCGCCCGACAACCTGACTGCCCGCCAAATGGCCATTATCGGTGGCGCCGATATTCTCGTGGGCGGGGAACGCCTCCTCGCCCCGTTTGCCCACCTGAAATGTCGGCAGCGTATCATCGACAAGGATCTCAAGGGCCTGGGCGATTTTCTGGAGCAGCAGATGGCGGCCAGTGCCATCGTTGTGCTCACCTCCGGGGACCCCCTCTTCTTCGGCATCGGTGCATTTCTTGCCCGGCGGCTGGGAACTGAAAACATCCGGGTGATGCCCAACGTCTCGGCCGTGGCCTGCGCCTTTGCCCGCCTGGGCGAACCCTGGCAGGACGTGCGCGTGGTCAGCCTGCATGGCCGCAGTCATACCGGAACGATGCTGCGCTATCTGGCCACCGGAGAGACCGTGGCCGTTTACACCGACCCGGCCCACGGACCGGCATGGCTGGCCGATCTGCTGATCAGAAATGGATTTTCCGACCTTTCCCTGTGTGTTCTGGAACAACTGGGTACGTCGTCGGAGAAAATTCTGCGGCTCACCCCGGAAACGGCGCGCCAGACCGTTTTTTCCGATCTCAACCTGGTGGTGTTGAAACCCGACCCCTCCCGTCAGCAACAGCCGGATCTTTTTCCGGGCATGCCCGACGACCGCTTCGTGCATGAAAACGGGTTGATCACCAAGGCCGAGGTCCGCGCCGTGACCCTCTCCCATCTGCGCCTGTTCGACCGGGCCGTTTTCTGGGACCTGGGGGCCGGTAGTGGGTCGGTCTCCATCGAGGCGGGGCAGTTCATCACCCGGGGCAGCATCGTTGCCGTCGAGCAGCAAGCCCGGCGGGTTGGCCATATCCGGGAAAACCGCCGGCGTTTCGGAATCGGCAACCTCACCGTGGTCGAAGCCCGCCTGCCCGACGGCCTGGCCGACCTTCCCGACCCGGACCGCGTCTTTATCGGTGGCGGCGGCAGCAATCTGGCCGCTATCGTAAAAATCGCCGCCCACCGTCTCAAGCCGGCCGGCATCATCGTCATCAACACCGTCCTGATCGACACCCTGACCATTGCCAGACAGACCCTGGTTGATCTGGGGTTCGAGATCGACATGATCCAGCTGCAGGTCAACCGGGCCACGCCCATGCCATTCAGCCATCGATTCGAAGCGGCCAATCCGGTGTGGATCATTACCGGCAGCCGCCCCCAATAAGCATTCAAAAGAAAGTTGACCGTCATGGAACCCTCCCCATCCAGCGATTCAAACGTTTCCGCCCCCAATCCCATCATCTTCTGCGGTGCCGGTCCCGGCGACCCGGACCTGATCACGGTCAAGGGACAGCAGGCCCTGGCTGCCGCCGACCTGGTGGTCTATGCCGGATCATTGGTCCCCGAAGCCCTGCTCAAGTGGACCCGGCCCGGTTGCCGGCACCTGAGCAGCGCCGGTCTGCACCTGGACGAAATGGTCGCCTCCATGGCCGACGCCCACACCGACGGCAAAAAAGTGGTCCGCCTGCACACCGGCGACCCCAGCCTCTACGGCGCCATTTTCGAGCAGATGGCCAAGTTGTCCGAGCGCGGCATCCCCTACACGGTCATTCCCGGGGTAACCGCCGCCTTTGCCGCCGCCGCGGCACTGGGCATCGAATACACCCTGCCGGAAATTTCCCAGACCCTGATCCTCACGCGCATGGCCGGACGCACCCCGGTACCCGAAGCCGAGACCCTGGCCGCCCTGGCCGCCCACCAGGCCACCATGGCCATCTATCTGAGCATCTCCATGATCGACGAGATGGCCCGCACCCTTGGGGATGCCTATGGCACGGAGGCCGTCTGTGCCGTCGTTTACCGGGCCAGCCAGCCCGACCAGAAAATCCTCTGGACCCCCATCGGCCGGCTGGCCGAAACGGTCCGTGAGGCCGGAATCAAACGCACCGCCCTGGTGATGGTCGGCCGGGTGCTGGACGTCAGCCTGGAGACACTCAAGCACCACTCCAAACTCTACGACCGCCATTTTGCCCACGGCTACCGGGATGCGGAGAAACGGCAGTGAAATCCGACCGTCCGTCCCGCACGGCGGTCTGGGCCCTGACCCCCAACGGTGCCCGCCTGGCCTGGGCCCTTTCCGGAAAAATCGCCGACAGCGAGCTCTTTCTGTCAACCCGGGTGGCCGCCGAAATGGACGGGGCCAACCGTTTCGAACGTCTGGCAGATGAAGTCGATCGCGTTTTCAACGACTTTTCGGGCCACATTTTCATCATGGCCACGGGCATCGTGATCCGCAGCATCGCCGGGCATCTGGTTCACAAAACCCGCGATCCGGCCGTGGTGGTCTGCGACGAGGCCGGACAGTTCGCCATCAGCCTGCTTTCCGGCCATCTGGGCGGAGCCAACGCCCTTGCCAGAGAGGTGGCCGGCATCACCGGCGGCCAGCCGGTGGTTACCACGGCCACCGATGTCAACCGGGTGGCGGCCATCGATCTGATTGCCGCAACCAACCGACTGGCCATCGAAAACCCGGCGGCCATTAAAACGGTTAACATGGCCCTGATTACCGGCGCGCCGATCCGCATCCACGATCCTTACGGCATTGTCATCGGGCAGCTGCCGGCAGAACAGGTCATCCGTTGCCCGCCAAACGGATTCGACGACGCCCAGGCCGCTGTTTTCGTGGATCACATCCGGCTTGACCTGCCCCCCCATGTGCTGGTATTGCGGCCCCCATCCCTCGTCGCCGGCATGGGGTGCAACAGAGGTA
This window harbors:
- a CDS encoding PA2779 family protein, with the protein product MRKVRTLARPVSLFLAIFMMVIFTPYQQVMAAMISAETVLDAGRVAESRATVHAVLAREDVRQALVSQGIDVQEATSRIDSLSDAEITALADRMDQLPAGGSTVGVIVGASLIVFIVLLITDIMGYTDIFPFVKKHH
- a CDS encoding carboxymuconolactone decarboxylase family protein, whose amino-acid sequence is MRMLAEFFPEFAEMLDEMDALYASKRSIDEKTYQFICFALSIKGRSKPCVLKHFKGALEAGATVKELSYILALTMREAAGADDCWTHDVLGEWKAIIAGNISCDCQK
- a CDS encoding ATP-binding protein codes for the protein MRLVTLFIEKGLAVWRVCEHHFIPAYAWQGDPLTFWRERIVFLICFTAGTLGMIALIPSVVLAVRESLWIVAFLDAMAYLTTVAILFGRRLPFILRAWGVCIILYALGTGLMLSLGPLGAGYIWLFGASVMAAALLGVKAAVGSLLINLCILVGTGFFIAGGAPLWSQPFDHMVEKWSVMSINFMLINVLITVTTALMLGDLKQTLMQTRQDIAKRKTVEASLRVSERRFRTLVAHAPLGIITIDNDGAISDANPKFIEMFGFPSLKAALALNLFRSHRLALTKFIEQLDDGLVGGIAGTYEGAYETSWGKSVYLRYMLTPLMDTTGSIYAVLGIFDDITQSRIQEEQLRRAQKMEALGLLAGGVAHDLNNVLSGIVSYPELLLLDLPADSPLRDPILTIQQAGQRAAEIVQDLLTLARRGVVTVAVLDLNQLISEYLDSPEFEKLLSFHPAVRIESRLQASLLNLSGSGIHLKKTIMNLVSNAAEAQPRGGRILITTENRYVDRLIEGYDNVAEGDYVVLRVEDKGIGIPPEDLKRIFEPFYTKKVMGRSGTGLGMAVVWATVQDHKGYIDVHSVKGEGTTFELYFPATRQEPDSSRAALPMDGYLGRGQTILIVDDVKEQRMIASGILKRLNYCPVCVGDGAAAVAYLSTRMVDLVLLDMVMDPGPDGLDTYRRICEIHPGQPAIIASGFSETDRVREAIELVVAQYVKKPYTVETIGLAVKAALR
- a CDS encoding PA2778 family cysteine peptidase — protein: MSKNTIDRKSGGHSPAAAGWCLLFLLILLPVLAMTGCTGPAGFRRSDLPLADSPRYLIDSVPFFPQKVYQCGPAALAMALSWSGVHLSPDDLTPEVFTLSKKGSLQSAMIAAVRRHDRIAWLLPAPDALLDELRAGNPVIVLQNLGLAWYPVWHYAVVIGLDLEKGNVILHSGVTQEKHVALERFNRTWRRGDYWGLVVLPPSRLPDRAEEADYLRAVGPLERLKKWTVAARAYRSALARWPGSLAARLGLGACLYESGDLEAAEAVFRETTVNFPHDGAAFNNLAQVLMDQGRADDALEAIRHAIQLGGPLTPQFEETLREIRRQ
- a CDS encoding permease yields the protein MTPENNKTAGSGFNTKRTGGTLISAAVTHLSPGTLYMTGSILLVAIWFLMYRHLSSLAELFTHLLSRLAGFSMTSHFGSAVEFFVFETPKVIMLLTLVVFGVGVVRSFFTLERTRAILAGKRESAGNVLAALLGIVTPFCSCSAVPLFLGFVTTGVPLGVTFSFLIAAPMVNEVALVLLYGLFGWKVAAIYLGTGLGIAMVAGWVIGRMKMERHLEEWVFQIQAGKVDLPEDAQDWAARIRYGFDAVREIVGKVWIYVMLGIAVGAGIHGYVPEGMMAAFMGKSAWWSVPLSVLLGIPMYSNAAGIIPIVQALLGKGAALGTVLAFMMSVIALSLPEMIILRKVLKPRLIGTFIGVVGTGILLVGYIFNYFM
- a CDS encoding thioredoxin family protein — encoded protein: MEIKVLGPGCAKCKQAEQIVKEAVAESGVTATVEKVTDVMQIAGYGVFGTPAVVVDGEVKIVGKVPKKKDVMAWIR